One Dasypus novemcinctus isolate mDasNov1 chromosome 27, mDasNov1.1.hap2, whole genome shotgun sequence genomic window, ACCACAGGTATTTAATTACAGATTTAAAGAAACTATAAGGGAGAAATACTTCTTCCAAGATTTCTATTTCTAATACAGATTATTTACAACCAAATATTTCACTTCAATTGTAAACGGTTTCtggtttttttctctgtgtgctggGTTCTGAGCAGAAGCAATCCTGAGGCTCTAGGGCCTGGTAAAACTAAAGGTAGAAACTGTAGTACCAGGTATGAAATATGTGGGTCATGCTtgtctattttatattattagtaTATTATGGGAGTAAAACATAGACTGATGATGTCTAGGAATTTCCTCTGTAATGGTGATCACATCTGCACTGCTTTGTAAAGTACTTTAAGTTTTGGTGATGGCATATTCAAAGGGGATTTGCTGTTTCTTATTTATGGGAATAAATGTCCTCCTCTAAATACATTTCTCCCTAAACCCAGGAATGAACAGAGGAGTTAATGAGGTTGAATTTTGAAAGAAATGTGTAAATTCTAaagaattacataaaaattagtaattatatgaaaaagcaattaaaatagtgagaattaagcattattaGCTTAAGAAATACATCTCAGAAACAGAGATGTCTGCAGATTTAATATGTTGCAATGATGATCCAGGCTTTCTAGAGAGCCTGCCTGTAATTTGAATACTTTGCCACTAAGTAGACAATAGTGTCAAGGTTTGATATTTGTTATgcatataataacaataataatagtaaatagcTATTGAGCCCTTACCATGGACAATACTCCATACCAATACCAATATTCAAAGactaattaaatcagaatttctaTTGTGGAACTCAGGcatcaacattttttaaataatccagGCAATTACAATATACAGCAATTGCTGAGAACCACTGTCTGAGGGCCTTGAGTCcagtgaaaaacaaaaccaaatgccAGACACCTCATGATAACTTACATTTTTATAGGAACTGacgaaatgaaaaatatttctaaatatgcaTTATTCCATGTTATATTTACAACCACCTTGggaattgattttattatttcatcattCAAATATAGAAACTGACTTGCCACTAAGTGAAATAGCTGTAACTATCACATCACCTGGACAGTACATAGATTTGAGATAGTTATTCACAGGTTTATATTGAGTGAATATTTGAGGATCACATAGATAACATAGAAATGTCAATTGAGATAAAATACATTtgcaaattcaaaatataaaatataccacTTTTTACCTACAGTGTGGAGGTTCTCAAACTTCACCATGCATCACATCTCATGGAGATTTTCTTAAAACACAATGCTAGATACCACGCCCAGAGTTTCTGATACTGTAGGGTGAGgtctgagagtctgcatttctagtTACTATTGAAGTTGTATCAAAGGCTATACTTTAAGAACCATTGATTTGGGTATTTGAAACATGAGAGTTGTAAAAACTCCAGATCTTGCCCTTTATCGTTTCATGATCTTTGAACATTCAGGGGCAGATCTACCTCCCAGCACACAGGTGTGTAGGGAGGAGACATCAAGAAAGAGCCAGGATCCCCTAGCCAGAGCCAGAGCTAGCTTCACAAGCAGGCCAAGGGCAGCCTTTCATGGGTTCTTCTTTCCCATCTTCGCAGTTTCAACTCTGAGAATGGCTGCAAAAAATCACTCTACAGTGACAGAGTTCATTCTCGGGGGATTAACAAATCAGCCAGAGCTCCAGCTGCCCCTTTTCCTGCTCTTCCTAGGGATCTACGCGGTCACCATGGTGGGGAACCTGGGCATGATCACGCTAATTCGTCTGAATTCTCAgcttcacacccccatgtacttcttcctcagcAATTTGTCCCTTGTAGATTTGTCCTACTCCTCTGTCATCACCCCTAAAATGCTGGTGAATTTTGTGTCGGAGAAGAACACCATTTCCTATGAGGAGTGCATGTCACAGCTctactttttcattgtttttgtggtTGCCGAGAGTTACATGCTGACAGTGATGGCCTACGACCGCTATGTCGCCATCTGCAGCCCTTTGCTTTATAACATCATCATGTCCCATCAAGTCTGCTCCCTGCTGGTGGCTGTGGCCTACATCATGGGGCTCATTGGCTCAACAATAGAGACTGTCCTCATGTTAAAACTATCCTACTGTGAGCCCCTCATCAGTCATTACTTCTGTGACATCCTCCCTCTCATGAAACTCTCCTGCACTAGCACCTATGATGTCCAGATGGTAGTTTTCTTTTTGGCTGGATTCAACACTGTGTTCACCAGTTTAACAGTCCTTGTTTCCTATGCCTTCATTGTCTCCAGCATCCTCCACATAAGTACAGCAGAGGGCAGGTCCAAAGCCTTCAGCACCTGCAGCTCCCACCTGGCAGCTGTGGGAATGTTCTATGGCTCTACTGCTTTCATGTACTTAAAGCCCTCCACGGCCAGTTCCCTGGCCCAGGAGAACGTGGCCTCCGTGTTCTACACCACAGTGATCCCCATGCTGAACCCCCTGATCTACAGCCTTAGGAACAAGGAGGTCAAGGCTGCCGTGCAGAAAACACTGTGGAGAAAATGATTTTGATGCAAAGGTTCTTATTCTTTCCAATTTTAAATGTAAGCTGTTGAAGATGCCAGAAGAAAGCCCTCCTCAACTCTGGTGCCCTGGAACACTGTCCCTGAAGTCTAG contains:
- the LOC101432276 gene encoding olfactory receptor 8A1-like — encoded protein: MAAKNHSTVTEFILGGLTNQPELQLPLFLLFLGIYAVTMVGNLGMITLIRLNSQLHTPMYFFLSNLSLVDLSYSSVITPKMLVNFVSEKNTISYEECMSQLYFFIVFVVAESYMLTVMAYDRYVAICSPLLYNIIMSHQVCSLLVAVAYIMGLIGSTIETVLMLKLSYCEPLISHYFCDILPLMKLSCTSTYDVQMVVFFLAGFNTVFTSLTVLVSYAFIVSSILHISTAEGRSKAFSTCSSHLAAVGMFYGSTAFMYLKPSTASSLAQENVASVFYTTVIPMLNPLIYSLRNKEVKAAVQKTLWRK